The DNA sequence AGCGGAAAGCCAGGCTCCTTGAGCCCAACGCACCGTCTCCAAAGGCCAGAATAATGTCGCTCAGAAAGGCAAGGAAAGTCGGAATCCCCGTTTACGCCAGGATAGACCCAATAATCCCCTTCTACACCTGGGAAGATTTTGAGGAGACGCTCGACGCTTTAAGCTTCGTGAGCCACATAACGGTTTCGACGCTAAAGCTCAGGCCCGATTCGAAGAAGAGGATGTTCGCCAAGTTCCCGGAGCTTATGGAGAGGCTGTGGCCACTATACGAGAGGGGCGAGAAGATTGGGGGGTACCACTACCTCCCAAGGGAAGTCCGCTTTGAAATCCTCCGCAAGGCAGAGAAAAAGATAACCGAGAAAGGGATCACGTTTGGGTCGTGTCGGGAAGGCTATCGCTCGTTTCCGAGCTGTGATGGTTCTCACCTTGTTCCCTAGCGAGTTCTTCCCGGATTTCTGCCTCTATCTCGCGCCTCTTCATCTCGTCCGTTTCCTCGTGTTTCTTGATTGAAGCCTCGATGAGGGCCTTGTAAAGGGGCAACATCTCAGGTAAATGCTCCGGTTGCCACTGGACGCCGATGATAAAGCCCTCCTTACCTTCAATGGCCTCAATTAGACCATCAACGGCAAAGGCGACCTGCCTGAGGCCTTCACCGACGCGCTTCACGGCCTGGTGATGGAAGCTGTTCACCCACGTCCAGGCCTCATTCGTTCCCTCGACGTTCAGGGTTTCTTTCAGGATTGAGTAGAGCCTTGAATCCGCCTTTATCCTGACCGTGTGAAGTTTCTGTTCGGGTCTAGTGGTTTCGAAGCTCCAGTCGTGTTTTATAGCCTTTGGGATATCGTAGAGGTCTTGGTAAAGCGTTCCACCGAGGGCGACGTTGATTACGTGCATTCCCCTTCCGACGCCGAGCACCGGAATGTTTGCATCAACGGCCAGTTTCACCAGCTCAATCTCAAACTCGTCGCGAAGAACGTCAACGTTTCTCAGACTTGGTGAGGGGTCTTCGCCGTAGAAACGTGGGTGAACGTCTGGACCTTCTATGAGGAGGATTCCATCTACTATTTCAACAATGTTCTCTGGTTCTATCTCTGCGCTGAAAACTGCTGGAAGTCCGCCAGCTTCTATAATGCGCCTTATGTGTGCCCTCCCAGTGGAAACGGCCTCGCTCCAAGGAGAACTGATTATGGCTATCAGGGGTTTCATACCACCACCTATGGAAGAGAGAAAAAAAGAGTGTAAAAATTTTTCCTCACTTCTTGAGGGCTTTGATTTCCTCTTCTATAACTTCGGCTAGGCGTTTAACACCCTCCCTGATGGTCTCCTCCGGGACGTACGTAAAGTTCAGCCTAAGTGTGTTCTTGACGTCGCGGTGGGCAAAGAATGCCTCACCGGGAACGTAGGCAACACCCTTCGAAACGGCTTTCTCAAGCATAATCTTGGTGTCTATTCCCTCCGGCAGGGTAACCCAGACGAACATTCCACCTTCGGGTCTCGTCCATTCAACACCCTCGGGCATAAACTCTTCCAAGGCTTTGAGCATAGCATCGCGTCTTGGTTTGTAGAATTTTATTATCTTCGGTATGTGTTCATCAAGATAGCCGTTTTCCACATATTTCCAGGCTATTACCTGACCGAACGTATTTGCGCATAGATCAACTGCCTGTTTCGCTATCTCCATCTTCCTTATGAAGTGCGGATGAGCCGAAACCCAGCCGAGGCGGAACCCGGGGGCGAGTATTTTAGAGAACGTTCCAAGGTAGATGACCCTGCCTTCCTCGTCGAAGTGTTTTATCGGTGGAACTGGTTCACCAGAGTAGCGGAGCTCGCTGTAGGGATTGTCCTCAACTATGAGGAAGTCGTACTCCCTTGCCAGTTCAACGAGTCTTTCCCTTCTCTCAAGGCTCATCGTAACGCCCATTGGATTCTGGAAGGTTGAGACGGTGTAAACGAACTTAACGCGCTTTCCTTCCTTTTTGAGTTCCTCCAGTTTTTCCTCGAGGAGGTCAATTCTCATTCCGTCGTGGTCCATCGGTATGCTTACAAATTCGGGCTCGTAGTACTTGAAGGCGTTGAGTGCGGCAAGGTAAGTTGGTGCCTCGACTATGACGACATCTCCCGGGTTTATGAAGACCCTGCCGATCAAATCGAGTGCCTGCTGGCTTCCAGCGACCATCATTATCTCAACCTTGCTCATAGGAATTCCGTAGCGCTTCTCCATCCACTTCGCGAGCGCGAGGCGGAGCGGTGTGAATCCCTTGGTCGTTCCGTACTGCAGGGCCTTGTCAGCGTGCTCCGTGAGGACTTCTTGGGCAATTTTCTTGATAGTTTCTACAGGGAATGTTTCAGGGGCCGGTAATCCTCCGGCAAGGCTTATGACGTCGGTTGTTTCAACGAGCTTAAGAAGTTCTCTAATCTCCGAAGCTTTCATACGAAGGGCTTTTTCAGAAAAAAATGACTCGAAATTAAGGGGTTCTGAGGCAAGTTTTCCTTTCAGCTTTTCTTCCATACACACCACCTCAATGAACAGAGCTGAGCGTGTCATCAAATCTATACACTAAGAACTACGGGCCTTTCGTTATAAACCTTTCCCAATGCCCAGCTTTAGCCTTTACAAAGGTAAATGTGGCTTTCTTCGGCAATTTAGAAACATCAAGGGACTTTTGAGAGCACTAATGAACTGTACAATCTTTAAGCTATAGTCGAGGTGAAAGAAAGAATTTAAATTCTCTTGTGTCCAAACTTAGGGTTACCCGGGAGGTGAAAGCAATGCCAGTGGTGAAAGATGTCCTTGAGATAGCCAAGAAAATAAAGGACATGGAAATTAGAGGGGCCGGAGCAATAGCTAGGGCAGCTGCAAAGGCCCTTCAGATACAGGCCGAAAAAAGTCAAGCAAAAACAGTTGATGAATTCTGGAATGAAATGAAAGAAGCCGCGAAGATTCTCTACGAAACGAGACCGACGGCAGTTTCCCTGCCCAACGCGCTACGT is a window from the Thermococcus sp. genome containing:
- a CDS encoding radical SAM protein, yielding MYIRPFDPWKSKLCTCPFKYTLNVYTGCDHACVYCYITSYIPNAFRVRTKENLLPKLERELRKFDRRYIIALSYSSDPYPTIERELGITRKVLELFKRYDVRCLLLTKSDIFERDLDLLSELRCAVGITVTTVNERKARLLEPNAPSPKARIMSLRKARKVGIPVYARIDPIIPFYTWEDFEETLDALSFVSHITVSTLKLRPDSKKRMFAKFPELMERLWPLYERGEKIGGYHYLPREVRFEILRKAEKKITEKGITFGSCREGYRSFPSCDGSHLVP
- a CDS encoding gamma-glutamyl-gamma-aminobutyrate hydrolase family protein, which gives rise to MKPLIAIISSPWSEAVSTGRAHIRRIIEAGGLPAVFSAEIEPENIVEIVDGILLIEGPDVHPRFYGEDPSPSLRNVDVLRDEFEIELVKLAVDANIPVLGVGRGMHVINVALGGTLYQDLYDIPKAIKHDWSFETTRPEQKLHTVRIKADSRLYSILKETLNVEGTNEAWTWVNSFHHQAVKRVGEGLRQVAFAVDGLIEAIEGKEGFIIGVQWQPEHLPEMLPLYKALIEASIKKHEETDEMKRREIEAEIREELAREQGENHHSSETSDSLPDTTQT
- a CDS encoding PLP-dependent aminotransferase family protein; the protein is MEEKLKGKLASEPLNFESFFSEKALRMKASEIRELLKLVETTDVISLAGGLPAPETFPVETIKKIAQEVLTEHADKALQYGTTKGFTPLRLALAKWMEKRYGIPMSKVEIMMVAGSQQALDLIGRVFINPGDVVIVEAPTYLAALNAFKYYEPEFVSIPMDHDGMRIDLLEEKLEELKKEGKRVKFVYTVSTFQNPMGVTMSLERRERLVELAREYDFLIVEDNPYSELRYSGEPVPPIKHFDEEGRVIYLGTFSKILAPGFRLGWVSAHPHFIRKMEIAKQAVDLCANTFGQVIAWKYVENGYLDEHIPKIIKFYKPRRDAMLKALEEFMPEGVEWTRPEGGMFVWVTLPEGIDTKIMLEKAVSKGVAYVPGEAFFAHRDVKNTLRLNFTYVPEETIREGVKRLAEVIEEEIKALKK